A part of Carettochelys insculpta isolate YL-2023 chromosome 1, ASM3395843v1, whole genome shotgun sequence genomic DNA contains:
- the LOC142003703 gene encoding olfactory receptor 2AT4-like, producing MNNCTSNSSAKDFYLTGFPSLQDFQIPLFIVFLLFYLLILIGNIIIIAVVVIDETLQKPMYFFLTNLSVLDILFTTTTIPKMLAMFLVNAKTISFHVCFLQMYCFHGLTVTESFLLVVMSYDRYEAICNPLHYPVKMTKKVNILLSTCAWVIALLIPIPVIFQTSQLTYAEKTIVYHCFCDHLAVVQAACSDFSSALQTFLGFSIAMTVSVGPLMLVTLSYVHIIISILKINSKVGRSKAFSTCTSHLIVVGTYYSSIAVAYVSYRADLPIDIHVMSNVVFAILTPLLNPLIYTLRNKEVKCAVKKVVILKIFPPCKNL from the coding sequence ATGAACAACTGTACCAGCAATTCTTCTGCTAAAGACTTTTATCTCACTGGATTCCCTTCACTTCAAGATTTCCAGATCCCTCTTTTCATTGTATTTTTGCTGTTTTACCTGCTAATATTAATTGGTAATATCATTATTATAGCTGTAGTTGTGATTGATGAAACACTTCAGAAACCCATGTACTTTTTCCTAACTAATCTTTCTGTCTTAGATATACTGTTTACAACTACTACCATTCCCAAAATGTTGGCAATGTTTCTGGTCAATGCCAAAACTATTTCATTTCATGTCTGCTTCCTGCAGATGTATTGTTTTCATGGTCTAACTGTGACTGAATCATTTCTTCTTGTAGTCATGTCTTATGATCGGTATGAAGCAATTTGTAACCCTTTGCATTACCCAGTTAAAATGACAAAGAAAGTAAACATTCTACTGTCAACCTGTGCCTGGGTAATTGCATTGTTAATACCAATACCAGTCATCTTCCAGACCTCTCAGTTAACATATGCCGAAAAAACGATAGTTTACCATTGCTTTTGTGATCATTTGGCAGTTGTGCAAGCAGCTTGTTCAGATTTTAGTTCTGCTCTTCAGACTTTCTTGGGGTTTTCTATTGCCATGACTGTTTCAGTCGGGCCACTTATGCTTGTTACCCTTTCATATGTTCACATCATTATCTCCATATTAAAGATCAACTCTAAAGTAGGTCGTAGTAAGGCCTTTTCTACTTGCACTTCCCATTTGATTGTGGTTGGCACTTATTATTCATCCATTGCTGTAGCATATGTTTCCTACAGAGCAGACTTGCCTATCGATATCCATGTAATGAGCAATGTTGTTTTTGCTATTTTAACTCCTTTGTTAAATCCACTCATTTACACTTTACGAAACAAGGAAGTAAAATGTGCAGTAAAAAAGGTTGTTATTCTGAAGATTTTTCCTCCTTGCAAAAATCTATAA